A portion of the Kineosporia corallincola genome contains these proteins:
- a CDS encoding CPBP family intramembrane glutamic endopeptidase codes for MRGPARSRDITEEPPHTEPPARRRLGLEIWIVLGLSLGMSAVYSVVSITAKLTAEGGLSAQTSTLNASRSVREYLDLTYQLLDIASTLVPVALVLWLLAGDTPGWRRRLGLDRGNGLRDALHGAGLAALIGLPGLLLYVVGRELGVTTTIVASGLNEHWWTIPVLILQAVKNAVLEEVIVVGYLMNRLRRLDWPWVRVIGASALLRGSYHLYQGFGPFVGNAIMGVVFAEWYRRGGRVWALIVAHTILDVVSFVGYDLFAKPLGLA; via the coding sequence ATGCGGGGTCCGGCGCGTAGCCGCGACATCACCGAGGAACCGCCGCATACCGAGCCCCCGGCCCGGCGCCGTCTGGGGCTGGAGATCTGGATCGTGCTCGGGCTGTCGCTCGGCATGTCCGCGGTCTACTCCGTCGTCAGCATCACCGCGAAGCTGACGGCCGAGGGCGGGCTCTCGGCCCAGACCTCCACGCTGAACGCCTCGCGCAGCGTGCGCGAATACCTCGACCTGACCTACCAGCTGCTCGACATCGCCTCCACGCTGGTGCCGGTCGCGCTGGTGCTGTGGCTGCTGGCAGGCGACACCCCGGGCTGGCGCCGGCGGCTGGGGCTCGACCGCGGCAACGGCCTGCGCGACGCGCTGCACGGGGCCGGGCTGGCCGCACTGATCGGACTGCCCGGCCTGCTGCTCTACGTGGTCGGTCGCGAGTTGGGCGTCACCACCACCATCGTGGCCTCCGGGCTGAACGAGCACTGGTGGACCATCCCGGTGCTGATCCTCCAGGCGGTCAAGAACGCGGTGCTCGAAGAGGTCATCGTGGTCGGCTACCTGATGAACCGGCTGCGCCGGCTGGACTGGCCCTGGGTGCGGGTGATCGGCGCCAGTGCGCTGCTACGCGGCTCCTACCACCTCTACCAGGGCTTCGGGCCGTTCGTCGGCAACGCGATCATGGGCGTGGTGTTCGCCGAGTGGTACCGCCGCGGCGGCCGGGTGTGGGCGCTGATCGTGGCGCACACCATCCTCGACGTGGTCAGCTTCGTCGGCTACGACCTGTTCGCCAAGCCCCTCGGGCTGGCCTGA